One Gammaproteobacteria bacterium DNA segment encodes these proteins:
- the pcnB gene encoding polynucleotide adenylyltransferase PcnB, which translates to MNQQTPNAADGATGAPPRIIPREAHNISRSNISEAALKVLYRLKKAGYEGFLVGGSVRDLLLGREPKDFDVATDAEPEEVKAQFRNSRLIGRRFRLVHVRFGQEIVEVATFRAHHSQGDEGECVDGRILRDNVYGTLDEDALRRDFTVNALYYNIRDFSVVDHTTGMEDLENGLLRFIGDAETRLREDPVRMLRVVRFAAKLGFRVDGEIERLMPTLGELLVDIPPARLFDEVLKLFHYGYALETFELLRHYDLYRRLFPASESLLAEEQEGFPRLLIAHALENTDQRVQEGKAVNPAFLFAAFLWEPLRERMQRLAGDLGEQEAMQEAADEVLAAQVSRVALPRRFSVMVREIWTLQLRLTRTTGKRPNLLLGHPRFRAAYDFLLIRARAGEPVAELAEWWTQFQASDPSAQEAMIGNAPKKNRRRRKRPRRPREAPAT; encoded by the coding sequence GTGAACCAGCAAACCCCTAATGCCGCCGACGGCGCCACCGGCGCCCCGCCACGTATCATCCCCCGCGAGGCCCACAACATCTCGCGCAGCAACATCAGCGAGGCTGCCCTCAAGGTGCTCTATCGGCTGAAGAAGGCCGGTTACGAGGGCTTCCTGGTGGGCGGCAGCGTCCGTGACCTGCTGCTCGGCCGTGAGCCCAAGGATTTCGATGTGGCCACCGATGCCGAGCCCGAGGAGGTCAAGGCGCAATTCCGCAACAGCCGGCTCATCGGCCGGCGTTTTCGCCTGGTGCACGTGCGTTTCGGTCAGGAGATTGTCGAAGTCGCCACTTTCCGGGCTCACCACAGCCAGGGGGATGAGGGCGAGTGTGTGGATGGGCGCATCCTGCGGGACAATGTCTACGGTACCCTGGATGAAGATGCCCTGCGCCGGGATTTCACGGTCAACGCCCTCTACTACAACATTCGCGACTTCTCCGTGGTGGACCACACCACGGGTATGGAGGACTTGGAGAACGGTCTGCTGCGCTTCATCGGCGATGCCGAGACGCGCTTACGGGAGGACCCGGTACGCATGTTGCGGGTGGTGAGGTTCGCCGCCAAGCTGGGCTTCCGGGTGGATGGCGAGATCGAGCGACTGATGCCAACGCTGGGGGAACTGCTGGTGGACATTCCGCCGGCCCGGCTGTTCGATGAGGTGCTGAAGCTGTTCCATTACGGCTACGCCCTCGAGACTTTCGAACTGCTGCGCCACTACGACCTCTACCGCCGCCTGTTCCCGGCCAGTGAATCCCTGTTGGCCGAGGAGCAGGAGGGGTTTCCACGACTGCTCATCGCCCATGCCCTGGAGAACACGGACCAGCGGGTACAGGAGGGCAAGGCCGTGAATCCTGCCTTCCTGTTCGCTGCCTTCCTGTGGGAGCCGCTGCGCGAGCGTATGCAACGGCTGGCCGGGGACCTGGGCGAGCAGGAGGCCATGCAGGAGGCGGCGGACGAGGTGCTGGCGGCCCAGGTGAGTCGGGTGGCGTTGCCGCGGCGCTTCAGCGTCATGGTGCGGGAGATCTGGACCCTGCAGCTCCGCCTCACCCGTACCACGGGCAAGCGTCCGAACCTGTTGCTCGGCCACCCGCGCTTTCGCGCGGCCTACGATTTCCTGCTCATTCGCGCCCGGGCGGGGGAGCCGGTGGCGGAGCTGGCGGAGTGGTGGACCCAGTTCCAGGCGTCGGATCCGTCGGCCCAGGAGGCCATGATCGGCAATGCCCCGAAGAAGAACCGCCGCCGCCGCAAGCGCCCGCGCCGGCCCCGTGAAGCCCCCGCGACGTGA